The genomic window ACCGCGGATCCGTGTCCAGCTTCAAGCTGATATAACTCTTTTCTTTAATGGAGCGTCGCTCGCGGCACTAAATCCTAGAATACAGGAGATGTGAACCGCGGATCCGTGTCCAGCTTCACGCTGGTGGGCCTGAGAGGAATCGAACCTCCGGCACGCGGTTTAGGCAACCGCTGCTCTATCCACTGAGCTACAGGCCCTCACCCCCCCCATCCCCCCCAGTCTTGGGGGGCGCAGTCGCGATGGGAACTTAGAGTAATTATTTTATTTTGCGCCGCGTGCGGGGCTTGGTTTCCGATTAATACGCTTTAACCCCCATCCCCCCCAGTCTTGGGGGGCGCAGTCGCGATGGGACATTGTTGAAATTTGCTAATTCTGCGCCGCGTGCGGGGCCAGATTTCCGTTTGAAATCCTTCTCCCCCGATCCCCTCAATCTTGAGGGGGCAGTCACACGAGGTTAATTATTCGAAGTTCGATAAGTAGACGCAGCGTGCGAGATTCGGTCACCGGTCAGCCCCCCCATCCCGGGAGGCTATGCGTGAATCAGCGTGTTGACCGTGTACCCTTTCAGCTTCTCCCGCCCTTTCAGGAAATCCAGCTCGATGACGAAGTCCACGGCCAGGACCCGGGCGCCGGCCTTCTCGATGAGCCCCGCCGCGGCCTGTGCCGTTCCCCCCGTGGCGAGGAGGTCGTCCACCAGGAGCACCCTTTGCCCCGGCCCGAAGGCGTCCCGGTGCACCTCGATGGTGGCGGTGCCGTATTCCAGCTCGTAGCTGGCGGAATATGTGGCGGCGGGGAGCTTGCCCGCCTTGCGGATGAGTGCCAGGCCGCAGCCGAAGCGGTCCGCCAGCGCGGCGCCGAAGATGAACCCCCGGCTCTCTATTCCCGCGACCACGTCCGGCGGGTCGCCCTTGTGCAGAGCCTCCAGCTCGTCCAGCGTTCTGGAGAACCCATCGGGGTGGCCGATGAGGGTGGTGATGTCCTTGAAGCTGATGCCGGGTTTCGGAAAATCCTCGATGACCCGGACGTAGGCGAGTAGTTCCTGGCTCATCTCGGCGCCTTTCGAGCTGGTGTTTTCGGGGAATGTTAGCACAGACGGGCTTTCAAAGGCCAGGTGGAGAAATCGAAGAGCCGTTCGCGGGCCTCAATCGGCCTGACGGGCGGCGTTCGTGAGCTCCTCGATGACCTGGGTAACCTCGCCGGCGAGGAAGCTCAGACGTTGCGCCTGCTCGAACTCCGAGTCCGCCAGGGCCTCGGCGCCGTCAATCAGATATTTGAGGTACAGACCCCCGTGGTGCAGAAGCGCCACGCGGAGGAGGTCGGAGTTCCCGGGATTTTCCCGCTCGGCTTGGTAGGAGACGACCAGCGTCTCGAAGGGGTCGGCGCCGTAGGACGCGGCTTCGCTCCACTTTCCCGCGACACCGGCGAGGTGCATCCGGACCAGGTTGCGCTCGAAGAAGGGCTTGTCACGATTGCCCGCCGTCCGGGCCAGTTCGTCGAGCAGCTCCGGGGTGAGCTCCGGGACGAGCTCGGAAACCGGCCCCACCAGAGGCTCCAGCGGTACGAAGGTGAGGATGCGCCAGGCGGTTCCGGCGTTCACCTTCTCGGCGAGTACTTTCGGCGGAGTGTGGGCGACGACGGTGGAGAGGAAGGCGTCGCCGAATCGGGGGTCGCCGACGCGCGGCCGAAGCATCTCCGCCAGGTCGGCGTCTCCCGAGGTGAAGAAGGCGGCGGCCAGGATGCCCTTGAGATTTTCATCTTCCGTTGAATCGAAGAGGGCCAGCATCGGCGCCCAGGCCGGTCCGCCGATGGCGCCCAGGGCGGCGGCCGGATCGGCGGGGCTCCCCGTCCCGGACTCGAGCGCCCCGATGAGCGGCCCCACGGCGGGGGCGCCCGTCTGGCCCAGCACCCAGGCCGCGTCGGCGGCGAGCGACGGATTGTCGGAACCTAGGAGACCGGCCAGCGGCTCGACGGCCTTTTCCCCGAATCGCGCCAGGAGGCGCCCCGTCTTCTCCCGGTTCTCCCCGGCGACGAAGGCGTCCACCAGCGCGGGCACGGCCTCTCCGTCCAGGGCCAGTAGGTCTCGCTCCGCCCGGCCGGATACGTCTGGGTCGTCGGAGAGGTAGTCGGCGACCAGCTCTTTCGGTGTCGCGGCGCAGCCGGCGATGAGAACGACGGCCAGACAACCGAGCAGAAACTTGACAGCCCGCCGGGGGACGGGTAATCTCGTTTTTTGGCCGATGGCGGGAGGGTTCATGCGCATCAAGTCCTTGATGAATTCGAAGAAGGTCG from bacterium includes these protein-coding regions:
- a CDS encoding adenine phosphoribosyltransferase is translated as MSQELLAYVRVIEDFPKPGISFKDITTLIGHPDGFSRTLDELEALHKGDPPDVVAGIESRGFIFGAALADRFGCGLALIRKAGKLPAATYSASYELEYGTATIEVHRDAFGPGQRVLLVDDLLATGGTAQAAAGLIEKAGARVLAVDFVIELDFLKGREKLKGYTVNTLIHA